GTCGGTGAACGATTCGACATCGGTGTCGAAATGCGCGAAATAGTGGTTGGCGAGCTGCTTGACGCGGAACTTGGGCATGCCGAGCGCCTTGGCGGTCTCGATGCGCTGGTCCTCGCTCATGTCGGCGAAATGCAGCGGCGGCTTGCCGCGACGGGCGTGGTTCTTGGCGAGCACGTCGCGGAACGCGCCGGATTTGCCGCCCTGGGTGATGCCCGATTCGGGGGCGTCGTCACGAGTGGTTTGCGTGGGCGCGGAGGCGGTTTGCGGTTGTGCGTCAGTCATTGTGAATATCACCAATCATTATTCAAATAAGCACGTTAACAATCGTCATCAATATCAAAACCAATATTGGCGATTCACGACCATAATATTCAAGTACGGTCAACGGCCCAAAGCCGAATCGTTACCAACCACGAAGATGTAAAACCTATCGCTCACATGCCGGTGGCCCAGAGCAAGAGCGTGAAGAACGGGGCGCACAGCAGGATCGAATCGACGCGGTCCATCACGCCGCCGTGGCCCTTGAGCAGGTGGCCCATGTCTTTGATGCCCATGTCACGCTTGAGCATGGAGGCGCACAGGTCGCCGAACGTGCCGACGACGCCGACCATCACGCCCATGACCACCGGCACCCACCAGCGGCTGGCCCACAGGCCCGGGTAGGTGATCGCGAAGATGACGAACGCGCCGACCATGGCGAAGAGGATGGAGCCGATCAGGCCCTCGACGGATTTCTTCGGCGAGATGCGCGGCGAGAGCTTGTGTTTGCCGAGCCATGCGCCCGCGAAGAGGCCGCCCGTGTCGGAGAGCGCCGGCAGGAAGATGACCATGATGGCATGCGCGACGGGATGGCCGTTGAACGTCTCGGGCAGGATGATGCAGCTGGCGAGCACCAAGATATAGAGGACGATGAACATCGAGACCGCCACGTTGCCGATGCTGGTCTCGGGCTGCGAGGCCTTGTCGGACTTGGCCCCATCCCCAGCACCGGACTGCACACCGGCGGCGGTTTTCTTACCCTCGACGGCGGTGGCCAGGCGATCGCCGACCTGATGGCGCAGGCTGCCCATGATGGCCACGGCCACCAGCGAGACGGCCACGCCCACAGCCCCGGCCATGACGTGGTTGGGCGCGTAGTAGACGCCCAGCAGCGTGCCGGCGCAGCACAGCACGAGCGTGACGGCCGGTATGTGCAGGCCGACCGTGGCGAAGTCGACGCGAAGCTCGATCAGCGCCAGCGTGAGGAAGACGACGATGAGCAGGATATAGAGGTCGATCCTCACCAGCAGGCAGGCCACGATGATGGCTATCAGCAGGACCGCGGTCGCCACCGCCTGGGGCATGTTGCGCCCGGTCTTCTTGTTGATGTCGTCAATCGCGGTCTCGGCCTCGCCGAGCGCCTCACCTTGGTTGTGCTGTGTCATCGTCCCGTCTTTCGCGCTGTTTCCGCTGCTTTCCGGCTTGTGGCCGCGAAAGGCTCAGACCTCCATGATCTCCTGCTGCTTGGCCTCGAGCAGCTTGTCGATCGTCTCGGTGGTCTCGCGGGTGACCTTGTCGAGGTCCTTGAGCTGACGGTCGCCCTGATCCTCGCCCATGTCGCCGTCCTTGACGGCCTTGTCGATGGTCTCCTTGGCCTTGCGGCGGATGTTGCGCACCGCGACCTTGCCGTCCTCGGCCTTGGTCTTGGCGAGCTTGACGTATTCCTTGCGGCGGTCCTCGGTGAGCTCGGGCATGGTCAGGTGGATGACGTTGCCGTCACGTCGGGTGCTGCCACCCAGGTCGGAGTCACGGATGGCCTTCTCGACGGCGTTGGCCTGGGAGCCGTCGAACGGGGTGATCGACAGGGTGCGGGGCTCCGGCACGCCGATGGAGGCGACGGACTTGATCGGCGTGGGCGCGCCATAATAGTCGACCACGATGCCGTTCAAGAGGGCCGGGTTAGCGCGGCCGGTGCGGATGCCGGAGAAGTTCTCCTTGGTGGCCTCCACAGACTTGTTCATCTGCGCCTTGGCTTGTTCTACGGCGTTTGCCATGTTGTGCTCCTTTGTATACGGTGAAATTGTTGGTTGCCTTGTCGTGTTTTGCTCGTGGACCGTCGCTCGAAAGCTTGGGCCAAGCGGATCAGTCTGCGAGTTGCGAATCGATGTTCGACACCAGGGTGCCGATGGGCTCGCCGGTCAGCGCGCGCGTGACGTTGCCGGCCTGCTCGAGGCCGAAGACGCGGATGTGCTTGTTGTTGTCGCGGGCCATCGAAAGCGCCGCGGAATCCATGACGCCCAGGTCGTCGACCAGCGCGCGACGGTAGCTCAAGGTGTTGAAACGCTTGGCGTTCGGGTCTTTCTCAGGGTCGGCGGTGTAGACGCCATCGACGCCGTTCTTGCCCATGAGCACCTCGTCGCACTGGATCTCGAGGGAACGCTGGATGGAGACGGTGTCGGTGGAGAAGTACGGCATGCCCGCGCCCGCGCCGAAGATGACGACGCGCCCCTTTTCGAGGTGGCGGATGGCCTTCAGCGGGATGTAGGGCTCGGCGACCTGGCCCATGGTGATGGCGGTCTGCACGCGCGTGGCCTGGCCCTCCTGCTCGAGGAAGTCCTGCAGCGCCAGGCAGTTCATGACGGTGCCGAGCATGCCCATGTAATCGCCGCGGCTGCGCTCGATGCCGGCCTGCTGCAGCTCGGCGCCACGGAAGAAGTTGCCGCCGCCGACCACGATGGCGGTCTGCACGCCCTGCAGCTGCGCCTTGTGGATCTCCTGGGCGATGCGACGGATGACGTGGGTGTCGATGCCGACCTTGCCTCCGCCAAACGCCTCGCCGGAGAGTTTCAGAAGCACTCGTCGAACTTTGTTGCCTTGGTCATCGTCTGTCATCTGCGGCCTCTCCGTCCTGTTTGGTGGGCATATCACTGGTACTCTAGGGTATCCGTTCACAGCGACAGGCGCGCTGGCCTTCATGACGTGTCGACCATCAGTCGGCAACGCATGTAATACACCAAAATCCGCCCCATTACACGAAACGGGGACGGCATCGTGATGATGCCATCCCCATTTGTATTTAAGAACATATGCCCGTCACCCGGCGCGTTCACCATGAACCGCGCAGGCGAGGGACGAACGTCCGGACGGGACTACTCCTCGTCGCCCTTGCCGACCTCGATGCGCGCGAAGGCGAGCAGCTGGCCGCCGACCTCCTTGAAGAGGTCGCCGACGCGCTTGGAGGTGTCCTTGACATACTCCTGCTCGAGCAGCACGTTCTCCTTGTAGAAGGCGTTCATGCGGCCCTCGACAATCTTCGGGATGATCTTCTCGGGCTTGCCCTCGGCCTGCGACTTCTCGGTGGCCACGCGGCGCTCGGACTCGACGACCTCGGCCGGCACGTCCTCGCGGGTGAGCCACTTGGCGCCCATCGCGGAGATCTGCAGCGCGGCCTCATGGGCCACGGAAGCGCCCTTCTCGTCGGTGGCGACGATGGCGACGATGCTCGGCGGCATCTCGGCGGACTTCTTGTGCGCGTAGATCTCGACCTTGGGGCCCTCGACCTTGGCGACCTGGCCGACCTTGACGTGCTCGCCGAACAGGGCGGCCGCCTCTTCGACGGACTCCTTGACGGTGCCGTCCTCGGACTTGGCCGCGAGGACCTCGTCGGCGGTGGAGGCGTCGGCGGCGATGGCGTCGTCGAGCACCTTGTCGACGAAGGCGACGAACTTCGGGGTCTTGGCCACGAAGTCGGTCTCCGAGTTGAGCTCGACGGCGTATCCGGCCTGGCCGTTGGCGGTGTCGACGACGCGGGAGGCGATGGTGCCCTCCTGGGCGCTGCGGCCCTCGCGCTTGCCTGCGGCCTGGATGCCCTTGGCGCGGATGATCTCCTTGGCGCGATCGACGTCGCCCTCGGCCTCGGTGAGCGCCTTCTTGACGTCCATCATGCCTGCGCCCGTGTCCTCGCGGACCTTCTTGATCAAAGCTGCGGTAATTGCTGCCATGTGTATCTCCTTTAAAATGCTATTTGCGAATCAATGCACCAAAGGCGGCGCGGAAGCCAGAAGTTTCCGACACCGCCTTTTGCTGGTGTTGACTTCAGGCCTTGGCCTCTTCGACCTTGGTCTCCTCGGCCTTGGCTTCGGCGGGGCTGGTCTCGGCGGTGGCCGTCGCCTCGTCCGCGGGCTTCTCGTTGTCCTTGAGAAGGTCCTTCTCCCAAGCGGCCATCGGCTGCTCGGCCTTGTCCTCGGTCTTCTCGGCCTTGCCGCTGCGCTCGAGCAGACCGTCGGCGACGGCGTCGGCCATGAGGCTGGTCAAGAGCTCGATGCCGCGGATGGCGTCATCGTTGGCCGGAATCGGGTAGTCCACGAGGTCGGGATCGGTGTTGGTGTCGACGATGGCGACGACCGGGATGCTCAGCTTGTGGGCTTCCTGGACGGCCAGCGCCTCCTTGTTGATGTCGACGACGAACATGGCCGACGGGGTGCGGTTCATGTTGCGGATGCCGCCCAGCTGCTTCTCCAGCTTGTTCTTCTCGCGCTCGAGGAGCAGGAGCTCCTTCTTGGTGAGGCCGGAGCCGTGCACGTCGCTGAAGTCCATCTCCTCGAGCTCCTTCAGGCGCGCGACGCGCTTGGAGACCGTCTGGAAGTTGGTGAGCATGCCGCCGAGCCAACGCTCGGAGACATACGGCATGTTGACGCGGGTGGCCTGGGCCTTGATGGCTTCCTGGGCCTGCTTCTTGGTGCCGACGAAGAGCACGGTGCCATTGTGGGCCACGGTCTGCTTGATGAAGTCGTAGGCCTTGTCGATCAGGTCAAGGGACTTGAACAGGTCGATGATGTGGATGCCGTTGCGCTCCATCAGGATGTACTGCTTCATCTTGGGGTTCCAGCGACGGGTCTGATGGCCGAAGTGCAAGCCTGCCTTCAGCATTTCGCTCATAGTGATCTGAGCCATGATAATGCTACCTTTCAGTCGGTTATTGCCTGGTCATGCGAAGCTGAGTGCAACGAACCCGCAAGGCGAATCCGCCGACCGACACAGCCCATCACGTGCATGACGCGATTTTCGCGCGCCTTGGTTGACGATGATTCGTGTGGTTCAGCGACGACGTGACAATCGATGAACCGAATTGGCGCACAGAATTGAGGATAGCATAGGCGAGGTATATGGGTTTCTCTGGCGGCTTCACCGTAACCGGAGGGATTTCGGGGCAGTTTGGTCGGGAATGAACATATGTGTAGTCTGGTATTCTCTTGAATAAGACCGTTGCATTCGAGATACCAACGAGGTGCGAAAGTGACCGATATTCGGCCCGCCCCTATTCATTCCGAAAGACGACGAAGGCCCGGAACGGATATGATTCCGATTCCGGGTCTTCAAACGCTTGTAGCGTCTGGCTCAGCGGGCCTGGCGCATGCGGCGCATGGCTTCGCGGCGCTCTTCCTTCTCGAGGCGGTCGATATAGATGTGGCCGTCGAGATGGTCGGTCTCGTGCTGGAGCATGCGGCCCATGATGCCGCGGCCCTCCACGACGATGGTCTTGCCGTCGAGGTCGATGCCGCGCACGCGGGCGTAGTCGGCGCGGCGGGTCTTGTACCACAGCTGCGGCAGGGAGAGGCAGCCCTCGTCGCCGTACTGCTCGCCGCTGGTCTCCTCGACCACCGGGTTGATGACGTAGCCGAGCTTGCCGTCGATGTTGTAGGAGAAGACGCGCAGGCTCACGCCGATCTGGTTGGCGGAAAGGCCGGCGCGGCCCGGGTCGTCGACGGTGTCGAGCAGGTCCTGCACCAGCTTGCGCACGGCGGGGGTTATCTCCTTGACGGGATCGCACGGGGTGCGGAGCACGGGATCTGGAACGACTCGAATCTCACGAATGGACACTGCTTTACTCCTCCGGGGTCTTGTTTCCATCGACCGGCGACTGAGCCGCGGGCCCATCGTTGCCGGGCTTCTCGTTCCACGGATCGCGGGCACGCTCGGTCTTGCGGGCGTTGGCGCTCTGCTTGGCCTGCTCATAGGCCTTGCGGACCTTGGGGGTGACCGTGTCGGTGGCCTGGCGGACGCTTTCGGCCGTCTTGTCGATGAAACCGGCCGTCGCGGACGGGGCGGCCTTGGTCTTCGACTTCGGAGTATAGATGCGGGTGTTGATGAGGTTGGCGTAGTGCTCGAGCACCTTGGGGCGCACGACCTTCATGCTCGGGGTGAGCATGTCGTTCTCCTGGGTGAACTCGTCGGGGACGATGACGAACTTGCGCACGGACTCGGCGCGGGAGACCGAGCTGTTGGCCTGGTCGATGTATTGCTGGATGCACGAGCGCACGGCGTCGTTGTTGCAAATCTCGTCGATCGGCATGTTGGCGTCCATGCCGTGGTTGCCCAGCCACGAGCGCGTCATCTCGTGATCAAGCTCGATCAGGGCGGCGATGAAAGGCCTGCCGTCGCCGATCACCACGGCGTGGGAGACGAGCGGGCAGGTGCCGATCGTGTCCTCCATCGGGGCGGGGCTCACGTTCTTGCCGCCGGCGGTAATGATGATGTCCTTCTTGCGGCCGGTGATGTAGACGAAGCCGTCGTCGTCGATCTGGGCGATGTCGCCGGAGTGGACCCAGCCGCCGGGCTCGGTGGCCTCGGCAGTGAGCTCGGGCTGCTTGTAGTAGCCGAGGAAGACGTCCTCGCCGTTGATCAGCAGCTCGTCGTCGTCCGCCAGCTTGATGGCGATGCCGTTGCCGGGGCGGCCCACGGAGCCGACTTTGTTGAAGTCCTGGAAGCTGACGATGCAGGGCGCGGCGGTTTCGGTCATGCCATAGCCCTGGATGAAGGTGATGCCGTCCATGCCGTTGAAGAAGTGGGCGAGGTCCGCGTTCATCGGCGCGCCGCCGCAGGCGACGAACTTGAGGTTCGGGCCCAGGGCGCTGCGCACGGAGGCGCCGACGGTCTTCATGTAGAACTTGTGCATGATCCGCTCGCTGCCGGTGTGGCCGCGGCCCTCCTGCTCGTCCTTGCTCCACTTGACGAAGTGGTCGAAGGCCTTGTTGAACACGCGGCCCTGCAGGCCTGCGCCGGCCTTCTGCGAGGCGGCGTTGTAGACCTTCTCGAAGACGCGCGGCACGCCGAGCAGGTAGGTCGGCTTGAAGGTGCGCAGGTCGGTGAGCAGGTGCTTGGCGCTCGAAGTGTAACCCACGACGCCCTGCGCGCCAATGGCCACGTACTGGATGTAGCGGGCGAAGCAGTGGGCCAGCGGCAGGAAGAGCAGCAATCGGCTGGGCTGGTAGAGCATCTCGTCGAGCACGGCCCAACCGATGAAGGTCGTGGAGACGAAATTGCGGTGCGAGAGCATCACGCCCTTGGGCTTGCCGGTGGAGCCGGAGGTGTAGACGATGGTGAGCATGTCGTCGGCCCGCACGCGCGAGATGGCGCGGTCGAGCTCGGCGTCGTCGACGGAGGTGCCGAAATCGGCCACCGCGTCGAGGCCGCCCTCGGCGAAGTCGAAGACGTATTTGAGGCCCTCGCGCTCCTGACGCAGGCGCTCCAAGGTCTGGGCGTGCTGCTCGTCACCGCCGAAGGCGACGATCGGGTCGACGTCGGAGACGATGCCCTCGGCCTGCTTGGGCGAGTCGGTCTCGTAGATAGGCACGCTGACGGCGCCGATCGCGGCGCAGGCGAAGTCGACGACGCCCCACTGGTAGCTGGTGGCCGCATAGATGACGACCATGCTTCCGGCCTTCACGCCGAGGCCCAGAAGTCCCTTGGCGGTCTTGCGCACGCGGGCGAGCATCTGGCCGGCGGTGACCACATGCCATTGTTGTGTCTGTGGGTCCTGCCATTCGGCGATGGCACCGTCGGGATCCTTTTCGGCGCGCTTGGATAGCAATGAGTAAATCGTGTCCTTGTCCGTGGTGGGATGGACGGGCTCAAGATAGAATTCTCGCAACATATCTCCAACTATACGCAACCGTAACCCCAATTCCTACGGTAACGTAACTTTCTCTGCGCCTATTGACCGTCGCGAATCCGAGAGTCAGCCGAGGTCGGCCAGGGTGCAGACCCACCGCGTGCCGACCTGTTTGAGCACGAGGTTGACCCAGTAGCAGATCTCTCCGATGTTGAGGCTCACCACGATCTCGGTGGTCTCGGGGCTCACCAGCGTGCCATAGACCAGCGAAGGGATCGCGGGCAGATAGCACAGGCGTTTCTTGAGGTCCTGGTGGGTGCGCATGTGGTTCTCCAGAAGGTAGGACATGGTCTCCAGGCGTTTGAGGCACGGCGGCGTGACGGCGCGCTGGAGCACCTGCGGAGGCGTGCGGCCGCGCACCACGTCGAGGCTCATGCAGGCGATGCGGCAGGAGAGCATCGCGAAGCGCCGACATTCGTCCTCGTCCATCGAGCCTGGAAAACATCGCGATATGTGGTAGGGAATGGGGTTGTTGGAAAGCTCCACGCGTATCGAACCGTCGTATGCGGGCAGTCCCTCGCGGCGCCCCACCCGCGTGAACGGGTTTTGCTGGGCCAGCTCCATCTGCGGCATGCTCTTCTCCTTTCCTCTGGTTCTTCGGCCCCGGCGACCGGGCCGTGACCCGCGCGACGCCGAAGCGTCGGCCTGATTCAAGGACAACAGAAAAGGAGGATGAGGTCAAACCCTTGTGGACGAATCTTGTGGACATTGGACATTTTTGGACATTTGTCCACAAGATTTCCGCGATTAGGACTGTGCCTCACTCGGATATTGGACATGTCCACAGTCATGACCAATACGGAAATCATGGCATCATAAGCCATGGCATTCGGTCAATAGATCGCGTCTGACCTGACGGGCGTTAGATGTGTCGTCCTGTTGTTTTTCCTCGGGAAAATCTGTAAATCCTGTCGACGGCACTGAACGGTTTTCCGCATTCCCGCTTGCTTATGCCGAAAAACAATCACCGAAAGCCTCTGAATGAACGGTCTTCGGCATGCGTAACGTTCTATGCCGAAAAACAATCGCCGAAGGCTTTCACATGAACGGTCTTCAGCTTCCAGGAACATCCGTGCCGAAAAACGGTCCCTGACGGCTGCTTATGAACATTCCAGCGAACTTTTACCGGCAAGGATTCAGGAACAAGCATCCTGACCTACAGTCAGGAACAACCAATATCAGAAAACAATAAAACTGATAAGAGGTACCCGAAAACTTCTCTGAAAAACGTGTGGCCCGCATGCCATGAACAGACATGCGGGCTACACGGAAGAATGCGAAACTGCGAATCAGCCGCGGTGCAGCGGCGAGACGGCGACGTCGCAATGCTGGAAGCTCTTGAGGTCGACGTACCCGGCGGTGGCCATGGCGCGACGCAGCGCGCCGATGAAGTTGGCGGTGCCGTCGGCGCGGTGGCTTGGCCCGAAGAGGATCTGCTCGAGCGGCGCGACGGTGCCCACGTTGGTGCGGGAACCGCGCGGCAGTGAGGGATGGCGCGCCTCGGCACCCCAATGCATGCCCTCGCCGGGAGCCTCGGTGGCCCGTGCCAGCGGCGCGCCCAGCATGACGGCGTCGGCACCCATGGCCAGCGCCTTGACGAAACTGCCGGAGGTGCCCATGCCACCGTCGGCGATGATCTGCACATAACGGCCGCCCGACTCGTCCATATAATCGCGACGTGCTTCGGCCACGTCCGAGATCGCGGTGGCCAGCGGGGCCTGCACACCGATGGTGGCGCGGGTCGCGGAGACCGCTCCCCCGCCGAAGCCGACCAGCACGCCGGCCGCGCCCGTGCGCATCAGGTGCAGGGCCGCGGTGTAGCTGGCGGCGCCGCCGACGATGACCGGGACGTCGAGGTCGTAGATGAATTTCTTGAGGTTGAGCGGCTCGTGGCCCTGCGAGACGTGCTCGGCCGAGACGGCGGTGCCGCGGATGACAAACAGGTCGACGCCCGCCTCGACCACGGTGGAATAGAACTCCTGCGTGCGCTGCGGGGAGAGCGAGGCGGCGACGGTGACCCCGGCGTCGCGAATCTCGTGCAGGCGCTTGGCGATCAGCTCGGGCTTGATGGGCTCGGCGTAGATCTCCTGGAGACGCTGGGTGGCGTGAGCGTCGTCGAGCGAGGCGATCTCGTCGAACAACGGCTGCGGGTCGTCGTAGCGGGTCCACAGGCCCTCGAGGTCGAGCACCCCGAGCGCGCCGAGCTTGCCCATGGCGATGGCGGTGGCGGGGCTCGTCACCGAGTCCATCGGCGCGCCGATGACGGGCACATCGAACTGGTAGGCGTCGATCTGCCAAGCGGTGGATACATCCTGCGGATCCCTGGTGCGGCGTGAGGGCACGATGGCGATGTCGTCAAGTGAATAGGCCAGACGGCCCTTCTTGCCCAAACCGATTTCAATTTCCTGACTCATAGCTCCAAGACTAATGCGGGCATGTGACGAGGGCGACATGGCCGAGGCGGCGCAGGCCGGGCCGTTCCGAAGTGTGAAAAAGCAATGTGCCCGACACAAAAACGAGTAACAATGGCAGGCGACGAAGCCGAGCGGGCGACCGGGCGGGACGACGGACGAATGACGCCACGCCGCCGCGAACCACGACAGACGCCCCGAAACAAGCCGAAGGAGAACGCATGAGCAAGATCAAGGTCGAAGGCACCGTGGCCGAACTGGACGGCGACGAGATGACGAGGGTGATTTGGAAGGATATCAAGGACCGTCTCATCCTGCCTTATCTCGACATCGACCTTGACTATTACGACCTCGGCATCCAGAATCGCGACGCGACCGACGACCAGGTGACCATCGACGCGGCCAACGCCATCAAGCGGCACCACGTCGGCGTCAAATGCGCCACCATCACGCCTGATGAGGCGCGCGTCAAGGAATTCGGCCTCAAGAAGATGTGGAAGTCCCCCAATGGCACCATCCGCAACATCCTGGGCGGCACGATCTTCCGCGAGCCCATCGTCATCTCCAACATCCCGCGCCTCGTGCCCGGCTGGACGAAGCCAATCATCGTCGCACGCCACGCCTTCGGCGACCAATACAAGGCCACCGATTTCACGGTCGACAGGCCCGGCCGCCTGACCGTCACCTTCACGCCCGAGGACGGCAGTGAGCCGATCGAGCATGTGGTCTACGACTATCCCGGTGCCGGCGTGGCCCAGGTGCAATATAATCTCGACGAATCCATCCGCGGCTTCGCGCGCGCCTGCTTCAACTACGGGCTGCTGCGGCACTATCCGGTGTATCTGTCGACCAAGAACACCATCCTGAAGGCCTACGATGGCCGGTTCAAGGACATCTTCGCCGAGGTCTTCGAGACCGAATACAAGACGCGTTTCGAGGCCGAGGGGCTCACCTACCAGCACCGGCTCATCGACGACATGGTGGCCAGCTCGATGAAGTGGCACGGCGGCTACGTATGGGCCTGCAAGAACTACGACGGTGACGTGCAATCCGATTCGGTGGCGCAGGGCTTCGGATCGCTGGGGCTCATGACTTCGGTGCTGATGACGCCCGATGGCAAGACCGTGGAGGCCGAGGCCGCGCACGGCACCGTGACCCGCCACTACCGCCGCTGGCAGAAGGGGGAGAAGACCTCCACCAACCCCATCGCCTCGATCTACGCGTGGACCGGCGCCCTCAAGCAGCGCGCCAAGCTCGACGAGACCCCTGAGGTCGCGCGGTTCGCCGAGACACTCGAGCAGGTGGTCATCCAGACCGTCGAAGGCGGCCAGATGACCAAGGATCTGGCGACCCTCGTGGGGCCCGACCAGCCATGGCTCGA
This Bifidobacterium sp. ESL0790 DNA region includes the following protein-coding sequences:
- a CDS encoding phosphatidate cytidylyltransferase; this encodes MTQHNQGEALGEAETAIDDINKKTGRNMPQAVATAVLLIAIIVACLLVRIDLYILLIVVFLTLALIELRVDFATVGLHIPAVTLVLCCAGTLLGVYYAPNHVMAGAVGVAVSLVAVAIMGSLRHQVGDRLATAVEGKKTAAGVQSGAGDGAKSDKASQPETSIGNVAVSMFIVLYILVLASCIILPETFNGHPVAHAIMVIFLPALSDTGGLFAGAWLGKHKLSPRISPKKSVEGLIGSILFAMVGAFVIFAITYPGLWASRWWVPVVMGVMVGVVGTFGDLCASMLKRDMGIKDMGHLLKGHGGVMDRVDSILLCAPFFTLLLWATGM
- the frr gene encoding ribosome recycling factor, which gives rise to MANAVEQAKAQMNKSVEATKENFSGIRTGRANPALLNGIVVDYYGAPTPIKSVASIGVPEPRTLSITPFDGSQANAVEKAIRDSDLGGSTRRDGNVIHLTMPELTEDRRKEYVKLAKTKAEDGKVAVRNIRRKAKETIDKAVKDGDMGEDQGDRQLKDLDKVTRETTETIDKLLEAKQQEIMEV
- the pyrH gene encoding UMP kinase is translated as MTDDDQGNKVRRVLLKLSGEAFGGGKVGIDTHVIRRIAQEIHKAQLQGVQTAIVVGGGNFFRGAELQQAGIERSRGDYMGMLGTVMNCLALQDFLEQEGQATRVQTAITMGQVAEPYIPLKAIRHLEKGRVVIFGAGAGMPYFSTDTVSIQRSLEIQCDEVLMGKNGVDGVYTADPEKDPNAKRFNTLSYRRALVDDLGVMDSAALSMARDNNKHIRVFGLEQAGNVTRALTGEPIGTLVSNIDSQLAD
- the tsf gene encoding translation elongation factor Ts, translated to MAAITAALIKKVREDTGAGMMDVKKALTEAEGDVDRAKEIIRAKGIQAAGKREGRSAQEGTIASRVVDTANGQAGYAVELNSETDFVAKTPKFVAFVDKVLDDAIAADASTADEVLAAKSEDGTVKESVEEAAALFGEHVKVGQVAKVEGPKVEIYAHKKSAEMPPSIVAIVATDEKGASVAHEAALQISAMGAKWLTREDVPAEVVESERRVATEKSQAEGKPEKIIPKIVEGRMNAFYKENVLLEQEYVKDTSKRVGDLFKEVGGQLLAFARIEVGKGDEE
- the rpsB gene encoding 30S ribosomal protein S2: MAQITMSEMLKAGLHFGHQTRRWNPKMKQYILMERNGIHIIDLFKSLDLIDKAYDFIKQTVAHNGTVLFVGTKKQAQEAIKAQATRVNMPYVSERWLGGMLTNFQTVSKRVARLKELEEMDFSDVHGSGLTKKELLLLEREKNKLEKQLGGIRNMNRTPSAMFVVDINKEALAVQEAHKLSIPVVAIVDTNTDPDLVDYPIPANDDAIRGIELLTSLMADAVADGLLERSGKAEKTEDKAEQPMAAWEKDLLKDNEKPADEATATAETSPAEAKAEETKVEEAKA
- the def gene encoding peptide deformylase, with the translated sequence MSIREIRVVPDPVLRTPCDPVKEITPAVRKLVQDLLDTVDDPGRAGLSANQIGVSLRVFSYNIDGKLGYVINPVVEETSGEQYGDEGCLSLPQLWYKTRRADYARVRGIDLDGKTIVVEGRGIMGRMLQHETDHLDGHIYIDRLEKEERREAMRRMRQAR
- a CDS encoding AMP-dependent synthetase/ligase, encoding MLREFYLEPVHPTTDKDTIYSLLSKRAEKDPDGAIAEWQDPQTQQWHVVTAGQMLARVRKTAKGLLGLGVKAGSMVVIYAATSYQWGVVDFACAAIGAVSVPIYETDSPKQAEGIVSDVDPIVAFGGDEQHAQTLERLRQEREGLKYVFDFAEGGLDAVADFGTSVDDAELDRAISRVRADDMLTIVYTSGSTGKPKGVMLSHRNFVSTTFIGWAVLDEMLYQPSRLLLFLPLAHCFARYIQYVAIGAQGVVGYTSSAKHLLTDLRTFKPTYLLGVPRVFEKVYNAASQKAGAGLQGRVFNKAFDHFVKWSKDEQEGRGHTGSERIMHKFYMKTVGASVRSALGPNLKFVACGGAPMNADLAHFFNGMDGITFIQGYGMTETAAPCIVSFQDFNKVGSVGRPGNGIAIKLADDDELLINGEDVFLGYYKQPELTAEATEPGGWVHSGDIAQIDDDGFVYITGRKKDIIITAGGKNVSPAPMEDTIGTCPLVSHAVVIGDGRPFIAALIELDHEMTRSWLGNHGMDANMPIDEICNNDAVRSCIQQYIDQANSSVSRAESVRKFVIVPDEFTQENDMLTPSMKVVRPKVLEHYANLINTRIYTPKSKTKAAPSATAGFIDKTAESVRQATDTVTPKVRKAYEQAKQSANARKTERARDPWNEKPGNDGPAAQSPVDGNKTPEE
- a CDS encoding Rv3235 family protein, coding for MPQMELAQQNPFTRVGRREGLPAYDGSIRVELSNNPIPYHISRCFPGSMDEDECRRFAMLSCRIACMSLDVVRGRTPPQVLQRAVTPPCLKRLETMSYLLENHMRTHQDLKKRLCYLPAIPSLVYGTLVSPETTEIVVSLNIGEICYWVNLVLKQVGTRWVCTLADLG
- a CDS encoding GuaB3 family IMP dehydrogenase-related protein, whose translation is MSQEIEIGLGKKGRLAYSLDDIAIVPSRRTRDPQDVSTAWQIDAYQFDVPVIGAPMDSVTSPATAIAMGKLGALGVLDLEGLWTRYDDPQPLFDEIASLDDAHATQRLQEIYAEPIKPELIAKRLHEIRDAGVTVAASLSPQRTQEFYSTVVEAGVDLFVIRGTAVSAEHVSQGHEPLNLKKFIYDLDVPVIVGGAASYTAALHLMRTGAAGVLVGFGGGAVSATRATIGVQAPLATAISDVAEARRDYMDESGGRYVQIIADGGMGTSGSFVKALAMGADAVMLGAPLARATEAPGEGMHWGAEARHPSLPRGSRTNVGTVAPLEQILFGPSHRADGTANFIGALRRAMATAGYVDLKSFQHCDVAVSPLHRG
- a CDS encoding NADP-dependent isocitrate dehydrogenase — translated: MSKIKVEGTVAELDGDEMTRVIWKDIKDRLILPYLDIDLDYYDLGIQNRDATDDQVTIDAANAIKRHHVGVKCATITPDEARVKEFGLKKMWKSPNGTIRNILGGTIFREPIVISNIPRLVPGWTKPIIVARHAFGDQYKATDFTVDRPGRLTVTFTPEDGSEPIEHVVYDYPGAGVAQVQYNLDESIRGFARACFNYGLLRHYPVYLSTKNTILKAYDGRFKDIFAEVFETEYKTRFEAEGLTYQHRLIDDMVASSMKWHGGYVWACKNYDGDVQSDSVAQGFGSLGLMTSVLMTPDGKTVEAEAAHGTVTRHYRRWQKGEKTSTNPIASIYAWTGALKQRAKLDETPEVARFAETLEQVVIQTVEGGQMTKDLATLVGPDQPWLDTEGFMDALEDGLRRSLAE